Proteins encoded by one window of Musa acuminata AAA Group cultivar baxijiao chromosome BXJ2-9, Cavendish_Baxijiao_AAA, whole genome shotgun sequence:
- the LOC135623371 gene encoding nudix hydrolase 17, mitochondrial-like, with product MVCMVSRQGRQLQRYSKSGSRLVVGCIPYKYNPGDGGGEDLDRSMEVLVISSPKGNGLLFPKGGWETDETIKEAALREALEEAGVQGNVQRKLGKWKYKSRTYGAVHEGIMFPLNVTEELGDWPEMHTRERKWVTVADAKEGCQHPWMKEALDRLVKRLSSSSSSNNSNSTASAF from the exons ATGGTGTGCATGGTGTCTCGGCAGGGCAGGCAGCTCCAGCGCTACAGCAAGAGCGGGAGCCGCCTCGTCGTCGGGTGCATTCCCTACAAGTATAATCCTGGCGACGGCGGCGGTGAAGACCTCGATAGATCCATGGAGGTTCTTGTCATCAGTTCGCCCAAAGGAAATGGATTGTTGTTCCCAAAG GGTGGGTGGGAGACGGATGAGACCATTAAAGAAGCAGCTTTGCGGGAGGCATTGGAGGAAGCTGGAGTGCAGGGGAATGTGCAG CGAAAACTTGGGAAATGGAAGTACAAGAGCAGGACCTACGGCGCAGTGCACGAGGGCATCATGTTCCCTCTCAATGTGACGGAGGAACTGGGGGACTGGCCTGAGATGCACACGAGAGAACGCAAATGG GTGACGGTGGCAGATGCCAAAGAGGGATGCCAGCATCCATGGATGAAGGAAGCCTTGGATAGATTGGTGAAACGGCTGTCGAGTTCCAGCAGCAGTAATAACAGCAACAGTACTGCTTCAGCATTTTAG